One window from the genome of Cryptomeria japonica chromosome 6, Sugi_1.0, whole genome shotgun sequence encodes:
- the LOC131068652 gene encoding indole-3-acetic acid-amido synthetase GH3.6 yields MPEAPIVFCGESKENERDRRALEFIENVTRNADEVQSQVLYAILTRNADTEYLTRYGLHGRSDRATFKKFLPVITYEDLEPEIQRIANGDTSPILSAHPVSEFLTSSGTSAGERKLMPTIQEELERRTLLYSLLMPVMNQYVQGLDKGKGMYFLFIKSEAKTPGGLLARPVLTSYYKSRYFKERPYDPYNVYTSPNETILCPDSYQSMYSQLLCGLLQNNEVLRVGAVFASGFIRAIRFLEEHWRELCLDIKTGTLNKEITDPSVREAVMKLLTPNPDLAELIRMECSTGSWQGIITRLWPNTKYIDVIVTGTMAQYIPTLDYYSGGLPLVCTMYASSECYFGLNLKPICKPSEVSYTLLPNMAYFEFLPVCRNEGFPPSVPGSLNEQEQQELVELVDVKLGQEYELVVTTYAGLYRYRVGDVLRVTGFKNAAPQFHFVCRKNVVLSIDSDKTDEAELQNAVENSLKHLEPFDTKLIEYTSYADTSTIPGHYVLFWELDFSSNAVPPSVIEDCCLSVEESLNSVYRQGRASDKSIGPLEIRVVESGTFDQLMDYALSRGASINQYKTPRCVKFTPILELLNSKVTRSYFSPKCPKWVPGRKQWATANAEPTINIL; encoded by the exons ATGCCGGAAGCACCCATTGTTTTCTGTGGGGAAAGCAAGGAAAATGAACGAGACCGGAGGGCCTTGGAATTCATCGAGAATGTGACCAGGAACGCCGACGAGGTGCAGTCTCAAGTGCTCTATGCAATTCTCACGAGAAATGCTGATACCGAGTACTTGACAAGGTATGGACTCCATGGACGAAGTGATCGAGCAACTTTCAAGAAGTTCTTGCCTGTCATCACCTACGAGGATCTCGAGCCTGAGATTCAGCGTATTGCCAACGGGGACACCTCTCCAATCCTTTCTGCTCATCCCGTTTCAGAGTTCCTCACTAG CTCGGGTACGTCTGCTGGAGAACGGAAGCTGATGCCAACGATACAGGAGGAACTGGAGAGGAGAACTCTCCTTTACAGCCTTCTCATGCCAGTCATGAACCA ATACGTTCAGGGACTCGATAAGGGGAAAGGAATGTATTTTCTATTCATCAAATCAGAGGCAAAGACTCCCGGAGGACTGCTGGCCCGTCCCGTTCTGACGAGCTATTATAAAAGCCGGTACTTCAAGGAAAGACCCTACGATCCTTACAACGTGTACACCAGCCCTAACGAGACAATCCTATGCCCAGACTCGTACCAGAGCATGTACTCTCAGTTGCTCTGCGGCCTCCTGCAGAACAACGAGGTGCTTCGTGTGGGCGCCGTCTTTGCCTCGGGTTTCATCCGTGCCATACGATTCCTCGAAGAGCACTGGCGTGAACTCTGCCTCGACATCAAAACCGGGACACTCAACAAAGAGATAACTGACCCATCAGTTCGAGAAGCCGTCATGAAGCTCCTTACGCCCAATCCAGATTTGGCCGAGCTAATAAGAATGGAGTGCTCGACTGGGTCGTGGCAAGGAATCATCACTCGCCTGTGGCCCAACACAAAATATATCGACGTTATTGTGACGGGCACCATGGCCCAGTATATCCCTACCTTGGACTACTACAGTGGTGGCCTGCCCCTTGTGTGTACCATGTACGCCTCCTCTGAATGTTACTTTGGCCTCAACCTCAAGCCCATCTGCAAACCTTCTGAAGTCTCCTACACCCTACTTCCCAACATGGCTTATTTTGAGTTCCTCCCCGTTTGCCGTAACGAAGGCTTTCCCCCTAGTGTCCCCGGCAGTCTGAACGAGCAAGAGCAACAAGAATTAGTGGAGCTCGTTGACGTCAAACTCGGCCAGGAGTACGAACTTGTGGTCACTACATATGCAG GTTTATATCGGTACAGGGTCGGAGATGTGCTGCGGGTGACAGGTTTCAAGAACGCGGCCCCTCAATTCCACTTCGTGTGCAGAAAGAATGTTGTGCTCAGCATCGACTCTGACAAAACCGATGAAGCGGAGCTTCAAAACGCGGTGGAGAATTCTCTCAAACATCTGGAGCCCTTTGACACCAAGCTTATTGAGTACACAAGCTATGCTGACACGTCCACCATACCGGGACATTACGTGCTATTTTGGGAGCTTGACTTTAGTTCTAATGCGGTGCCTCCCTCTGTTATTGAAGATTGCTGTCTTAGCGTGGAGGAGTCTTTGAATTCTGTCTACAGGCAGGGGAGAGCATCAGATAAATCGATCGGTCCCCTTGAAATCAGAGTGGTGGAATCGGGAACTTTTGATCAATTGATGGACTATGCTCTCAGCCGAGGGGCTTCCATTAACCAGTACAAGACACCCAGATGCGTAAAATTCACTCCCATCTTGGAACTCCTAAACTCCAAGGTCACCCGTTCTTACTTTAGCCCCAAGTGCCCCAAATGGGTTCCTGGTCGCAAGCAATGGGCTACTGCAAATGCTGAACCAACCATAAACATTCTGTAA